The Coffea eugenioides isolate CCC68of chromosome 8, Ceug_1.0, whole genome shotgun sequence genome has a segment encoding these proteins:
- the LOC113779857 gene encoding pleiotropic drug resistance protein 1-like isoform X4 gives MESSHAYRLSSLRSSNSNIWSNTAIEIFSKSTREEDDEEALKWASIERLPTYLRIRRGILTQEEGQTSEIDVKHLKPAERKYILNRVMNEEDDNEEFLLKLKERIARVGIEFPTIEVRFEHLNVEAQAYVGSRALPTIFNFTFNILEGFLSSLHILPNKKRPFPILHDVSGNLKPGRLTLLLGPPSSGKTTMLLALAGRLPSDLKVSGNVTYNGHEMKEFVPERASAYISQHDLHLGELTVRETLAFSARCQGVGSRHDMLVEISRREKEANIKPDSDLDTFLKALVLEGQETSVVTDYIIKILGLEFCADTMVGDEMIRGISGGQKKRVTTGEMMVGPARVFLMDEISTGLDSSTTFQIVNSIKHSIHILHGTAVISLLQPAPETFDLFDDIILLADGHIVYQGPREYVLEFFESMGFKCPERKGVADFLQEVTSNKDQEQYWAHRDEPYTYVSVKNFSEAFQSFHVGRNLGTELAVPFDKSKSHPAALTTEKFGVSKKELLKACISREFLLMKRNSFVYAFQLLKIFLMALITMTVFLRTKMHKETTNDGQIFMGALFFTTVMIMFNGFAELAFTILKLPVFYKQRDLLLFPAWAYALPTWILKIPFTLLESGVWVAMTYYVTGYDSNVGRFFRQYLVLIFIGQMASGLFRLMASLGRNMVIANTFGSFVLVAFLALGGYVLSHDKIKKWWIWGYWISPMTYAENAISVNEFLGNSWRHLSAGSGKPLGVSVLKARGIFVEGRWYWIGAAALFGYILLFNILYTLALTFLEPLEKAQAVLSEETLAERSSIKTGEIVDLSKGEDDARRNVSSRSMSSRVASISEDEPERKPGMVLPFEPFAITFDDIRYAVDMPQEMKAQGLTEDRLELLKGVSGSFRPGVLTALMGVSGAGKTTLMDVLAGRKTGGYIEGTITISGYPKKQDTFARIAGYCEQNDIHSPHVTVYESLQYSAWLRLPAEADAATRKMFVEEVMELVELTSLKEALVGLPGVNGLSTEQRKRLTIAVELVANPSIIFMDEPTSGLDARAAAIVMRTVRNTVDTGRTVVCTIHQPSIDIFDAFDELVLLKRGGEEIFVGPLGRHCVDLIRYFEAVDGIDKIRDGYNPATWMLEVSSIAQETALGVNFPQIYKGSELYRRNKALIKELSTPAPGSKELYFRTRYSQPFFIQFMACLWKQHLSYWRNPHYTAVRLLFTTIIALMFGTIYWKLGSKRERLQDLLNAMGSMYSAVLFMGIQNATSVQPVVAIERTVFYRERAAGMYAALAYAFGQVVVELPYLLVQTVIYGVLVYAMIGFEWTAAKFFWYLFFMYFTLWYFTAYGMMTVAVTPNQNIAAIVSSSFYSIWNLFSGFIVPKPRIPVWWRWYYYISPVAWTLYGLVASQFGDIKEEMIDTNQTVKDFIRSYFGFKHDFLGFAALIIVAFATSFTFIFALSIKMFNFQKR, from the exons atggagagttctcaTGCTTACAGACTTAGCAGTCTCCGGTCCAGTAATTCCAACATATGGAGCAACACTGCAATCGAAATCTTTTCAAAGTCTACTCGCGAAGAAGACGACGAAGAAGCATTAAAATGGGCTTCTATAGAGAGGCTTCCCACTTATCTTCGCATAAGAAGAGGTATCCTTACTCAAGAAGAAGGCCAGACAAGTGAGATTGATGTCAAACATCTAAAACCAGCTGAGAGGAAATACATTCTGAATCGAGTAATGAACGAAGAGGATGATAACGAGGAGTTCCTATTGAAGCTCAAGGAACGCATTGCAAG AGTTGGCATTGAGTTTCCCACAATTGAAGTCCGATTTGAGCATTTGAATGTTGAAGCACAGGCTTATGTTGGCAGTAGGGCATTGCCAACAATATTCAACTTCACCTTCAACATACTAGAG GGTTTCTTGAGCTCTCTTCATATTCTTCCAAATAAGAAAAGACCATTTCCAATTCTTCATGATGTCAGCGGAAATCTCAAGCCTGGAAG ACTAACGCTACTTTTAGGACCACCAAGTTCCGGTAAAACCACCATGCTGTTAGCATTGGCTGGAAGACTTCCTTCTGATCTTAAA GTTTCTGGGAATGTTACATACAATGGCCATGAGATGAAAGAATTTGTACCCGAAAGGGCATCAGCTTATATTAGTCAACATGATCTTCATTTGGGTGAACTTACAGTGAGAGAAACACTAGCTTTTTCAGCAAGATGTCAAGGCGTTGGATCTCGTCATG ATATGCTGGTGGAAATATCAAGGAGAGAGAAGGAAGCAAACATTAAGCCAGACTCTGATCTTGATACTTTTTTGAAG GCCCTGGTGCTTGAAGGACAGGAGACAAGTGTTGTAACAGATTACATAATCAAG ATTTTAGGACTGGAGTTCTGTGCTGATACCATGGTTGGGGATGAAATGATACGTGGGATTTCTGGAGGACAGAAAAAGCGGGTAACAACAG GGGAGATGATGGTTGGGCCAGCAAGAGTATTTCTTATGGATGAGATATCAACTGGTCTGGACAGTTCGACAACCTTTCAGATTGTTAATTCAATTAAGCACTCAATCCATATCCTTCATGGAACTGCTGTTATATCACTATTGCAACCGGCACCAGAAACTTTTGATCTATTCGATGACATAATTCTTCTTGCTGATGGTCATATTGTGTATCAAGGTCCACGAGAATATGTGTTGGAATTCTTTGAATCCATGGGTTTCAAATGTCCCGAAAGAAAAGGAGTTGCTGACTTCTTACAAGAA GTGACATCAAATAAAGATCAAGAGCAGTACTGGGCACATAGAGATGAACCTTATACTTATGTTTCTGTCAAGAATTTTTCTGAagcatttcaatcatttcatGTTGGAAGGAATCTAGGAACTGAGCTTGCTGTTCCTTTTGACAAATCCAAGAGTCATCCTGCTGCATTAACCACAGAGAAGTTTGGCGTTAGCAAAAAGGAACTTCTGAAAGCTTGCATATCGAGAGAATTTCTTCTTATGAAAAGGAACTCATTTGTCTATGCATTTCAATTGCTAAAA ATATTCTTGATGGCTCTGATAACAATGACAGTGTTTCTGCGAACTAAGATGCACAAGGAAACTACAAATGATGGTCAGATTTTCATGGGGGCTCTGTTTTTTACAACAGTCATGATCATGTTCAATGGATTCGCAGAGCTTGCTTTTACGATTTTGAAGCTTCCTGTCTTTTACAAACAACGCGACCTTCTTCTCTTCCCTGCATGGGCATATGCGCTGCCTACATGGATACTGAAGATCCCATTCACGCTGTTAGAGAGTGGAGTTTGGGTTGCTATGACATACTATGTAACTGGATATGATTCAAATGTTGGAAG GTTTTTCAGACAGTACCTTGTGCTCATATTTATTGGCCAGATGGCGTCAGGGCTATTTCGCCTTATGGCGTCATTGGGAAGGAATATGGTCATTGCAAACACATTTGGATCATTTGTATTGGTCGCATTTCTAGCATTGGGGGGATATGTTTTGTCTCATG ataaaattaaaaaatggtgGATTTGGGGATACTGGATTTCCCCTATGACGTATGCAGAGAATGCTATTTCTGTTAACGAGTTCCTGGGGAATAGTTGGAGACAT TTGTCTGCTGGATCAGGAAAACCCTTAGGAGTTTCAGTTTTGAAGGCTCGAGGCATTTTTGTGGAGGGCCGCTGGTACTGGATTGGAGCTGCTGCTCTGTTTGGATATATACTTCTGTTCAATATCTTGTATACTTTGGCTTTAACTTTCCTGGAAC CACTTGAGAAGGCCCAGGCAGTTTTATCTGAAGAAACTTTGGCAGAGAGGAGCTCGATCAAGACAGGTGAGATTGTTGACTTATCAA AAGGTGAAGATGATGCCCGGAGAAATGTATCATCGCGATCTATGTCATCTAGAGTGGCCAGCATTAGTGAAGATGAGCCAGAACGAAAACCAGGGATGGTCCTACCATTTGAGCCTTTTGCAATCACTTTTGACGACATAAGATATGCGGTAGACATGCCACAG GAAATGAAAGCGCAAGGACTTACTGAGGACAGACTTGAACTTTTAAAAGGTGTGAGTGGCTCTTTTAGGCCAGGGGTCTTGACAGCTCTGATGGGCGTTAGCGGGGCTGGTAAGACAACTCTGATGGATGTCTTGGCTGGTAGAAAAACAGGTGGTTATATTGAAGGAACAATCACCATATCAGGGTACCCAAAGAAGCAAGACACTTTTGCCCGTATAGCAGGATACTGTGAACAAAATGATATTCATTCACCTCATGTAACCGTATACGAGTCTTTGCAGTATTCTGCTTGGCTTCGGCTGCCCGCTGAAGCGGATGCTGCAACCAGAAAG ATGTTCGTTGAAGAAGTTATGGAACTTGTCGAGCTTACCTCATTGAAAGAGGCACTTGTTGGATTGCCTGGAGTGAATGGACTTTCAACTGAGCAGCGCAAGAGGCTGACAATTGCAGTTGAGCTTGTAGCTAATCCCTCAATTATATTCATGGATGAACCGACCTCTGGACTTGATGCCAGGGCTGCTGCCATAGTTATGAGAACAGTGAGAAACACAGTGGATACAGGTCGAACAGTAGTCTGCACCATCCATCAACCAAGCATTGATATATTTGATGCTTTTGATGAG CTGGTTCTTTTAAAACGTGGAGGCGAAGAGATATTTGTTGGTCCCTTGGGCCGCCATTGTGTAGATCTCATACGGTACTTTGAG GCCGTTGATGGAATAGACAAAATTAGAGATGGTTACAATCCTGCAACTTGGATGCTGGAAGTGTCTTCAATTGCACAAGAAACAGCTCTTGGAGTTAATTTCCCACAAATATATAAAGGCTCAGAACTTTATAG GAGAAACAAAGCACTAATCAAAGAACTAAGCACACCTGCTCCAGGCTCCAAAGAGTTGTACTTTCGCACTCGTTACTCTCAGCCATTCTTCATCCAGTTCATGGCTTGCTTATGGAAACAGCACTTGTCCTATTGGCGAAACCCACATTATACTGCAGTAAGACTGTTGTTTACAACAATTATAGCTTTGATGTTTGGAACAATATACTGGAAGCTCGGCTCCAAAAG GGAAAGGCTCCAGGATCTACTTAACGCCATGGGTTCTATGTATTCTGCTGTTTTATTTATGGGTATACAAAATGCAACGTCAGTTCAGCCTGTTGTTGCCATAGAGAGGACAGTATTCTACAGGGAAAGAGCAGCCGGAATGTATGCAGCTTTAGCATATGCTTTTGGACAG GTTGTTGTCGAGCTTCCTTACCTTCTGGTTCAGACAGTCATCTATGGAGTCCTAGTATATGCAATGATCGGATTCGAATGGACTGCTGCCAAGTTCTTTTGGTACTTATTCTTCATGTATTTTACCTTGTGGTACTTCACAGCTTATGGGATGATGACAGTGGCAGTTACACCAAACCAAAACATTGCTGCCATAGTTTCATCCTCATTTTACTCAATATGGAACCTTTTTTCAGGATTCATTGTTCCAAAGCCG AGAATTCCAGTTTGGTGGAGGTGGTATTATTACATCTCCCCTGTTGCTTGGACATTGTATGGTTTAGTTGCTTCACAGTTTGGAGACATAAAGGAAGAGATGATTGACACAAATCAAACAGTCAAAGACTTCATAAGAAGTTATTTTGGATTTAAGCATGATTTCCTGGGATTTGCGGCCCTCATAATAGTTGCATTTGCAACCAGTTTCACCTTCATCTTTGCCTTGTCAATCAAGATGTTTAACTTCCAGAAAAGATAA